The uncultured Dysgonomonas sp. genome contains the following window.
TAGATATATAATGTCTACTTTTTCGGTTGGTAGAGAAGGTACAAAATCATTTTCTGCAGTGCAAGGAAGATATACAACCTTGCTCCATTTTCCATTCTCCTGCAAATCACCCGCACGACCAGCCATCACATTGGTATCCACATAAACCGGATATACAGGATCGGTAATGGCTACAATATTATCAAGTCCGAGAATATCTCCTATATTACCTGTATCACTTTTAGAACCATCACTGACAAATACTTCGTCTACAGAAATATCCAGTCCGCGCGCCTTATAATCATTTTCTACAATTGTATTTACAAGGAAGTCATAACCCTGCTCCGGCCCATATCCCCTGAATGTCGCGGCATCGGACATCTCGTCCACAGCTTTATGCATTGCTTCTATCGAAGCCTGCGGTAGAGGTTTTGTTACATCTCCGATACCTAGACGGATAATAGTTGCGTCGGGGTGTGCAGTTTTAAATTCGTTTACTTTGCGTGCAATATCCGAGAACAGGTAGCTTCCCGGGAGCTTTGTATAATTTTCGTTTACTAAAATCATCTTTCTAATTTGATAATGAGATAATATGCCAATGCAGGGCATACAATCAATCCGTTCCTTTTTTAATTTATTAATCAATTTCCATATTGGCAAATTGGCACATCAGCCAATTAATTCACCTTCGAATACAGTAACAGCTTCACCTGTCATATACACATGGTTATTAAGGGCATCCCACTCTATTTTGAGATCACCACCCAGTAAATGTATCGTTATATCCCTATCGCAATGATTATTCAATACAGCAGCCACAGCAGCTGCACATGCTCCGGTTCCGCAAGCTAAAGTCTCCCCGGCTCCACGCTCCCACACACGCATATTTAATGTATTGCGATCTACCACTTCGATAAATTCCGTATTTGTCTTGCGCGGGAAGATAGGATTCTTCTCGAATTTAGGGCCTAATACAGGTAAGTCCAAATCTTTAATTCCTTTCATAAATATCACTGCGTGTGGATTCCCCATCGACACACACGATATTTTCCATATCTTACCGTCTATATCCAGAGGGTATTCCAACACAGGTTCTTCTGCTACCTGTACAGGAATTAAAGTAGGAGCAAGTATAGGTTCACCCATATCCACTGTCACTTTACGTGCAATAGCATCCCCATCTTTTAATGTAATATATTTCACACCGGCTTTGGTCTCCAGCGTTATTTCTTTTTTATCGGTCAGTCCATTGTCATACACATATTTACCTACACAGCGCGAAGCATTACCGCACATTTCAGCTTCCGAACCATCGGAATTGAACATCTGCATTCTAAAGTCGCATGTATCTGAGGGCAATATCAGCACTAATCCATCGGAACCAATACCAAAGTGACGGTTACTCAAGCGGACTGCCAACTCAGAAGGATTCTCTATTTGCTGAGTAAATCCATTCATATAAATATAGTCATTGCCGGCACCCTGCATTTTGGTAAATTTCAATTTCTTCATCCTCTATTCCGTCCTCTTTTTGAGTGTTATATTATTTCTATTTTCAAGACGCAAATTTCGTACAAATTATTCGATTTCGCAAGAATTTTGTATCATTTTTTCATTTTTAATAAAATAAAAAATCTTTTTGACTTGTTAATTTTCAAAATAACAATCATAAAGACAGAACGCAAGACCAAATGATTTACAAATGTCACACCTTTCTTCAATTAGACACCTTTAATCCATATTTTCACTATTTATTTGAGCAAAATATTTCTTTTAAACACCTTATAATATCCAACATCGAAAACCCCTTACACAAACTCCATGTTTCAGGGCGAAATATCAAGAAAAGATTTCCTATTCCATATAAAATACCCATCTTTGTGTTTTCAAAGTCCAGATTGTAGATTTTGAAAAAATAATAACCTAAAACAACGTGTAGCCTGCACCTTTTACAGAACGCTCAGACTACCACATTAATTATCGGATAATAGCGGATAGACTCATGAGCTCTATTGTTAAATTTTTCAGAAAGCCTGTGTTTTCTGACAAGAGATTTCTCCTATTCATATGGATACTCTTACCTGTTATCGGCGCACTAAAAGCAAGCCGAATCCACAATAACTATCGGATATTCAAGGGGGTATTCTACCACACCATAGAGCAAACCAACCTCTACACATCATACCCTGCCGAGCATCATGATGTAAATCATTACGGCCCTCTTTTCAGCATGGTCATAGCTCCTTTTGCCCTCCTACCGGATAGACTCGGTATATTATTCTGGGATATAGCGATGAGCCTTTGCCTATTCGTAGCAATCTACTATCTGAATATACCCTGGAAAAAGAAATATTTATTCTATTACATCATTGCAATCCAACTATATGTTTGCGTAATGAACAGCCAGACCAACGGACTGATAGCCGCACTCATCATCGGGAGTCTTATATGCATACGCAAAGAAAAAGACATATGGGCGGCATGCTTTATCGTATTCGGAACATTTATAAAACTTTACGGGATCGTAGGGCTCAGTTTCTTCTTTTTTTCGAAACACAAAGGAAAACTTATAGGATACATGATTATGTGGGCCGCTATATTCTTCGTTCTGCCAATGACTATTTCATCTCCTGAATTTATTGTACAAAGCTATCAGGACTGGTACCTCTGCCTTGTAGATAAAAACATTGAGAATATCACCAATTTTTCTCAAGATATTTCAGCAATCGGGCTGATAAGACGGGTTTTCAATATCCTTGATGCATCCGCATTATACATCATAGCTCCGGGACTCATGCTATTTGCCATACAATACATCAAGCCGGAACGCTACAGACAATCAACATACCAGTTAGGGATATTAGCATCTACATTATTTTTGTCCTGCTTTTCAGTACCGGCTCCGAGTCGGAAACATACATCATAGCCATGACCGCGCTTGCCATCTGGTACAGTATACAGAAGTACCCGAACAGCAAATGGGTCATCGGATTATTATTATTCACCATATTCTGGACATGGATAACCTCGTCTCATATATTCCCTAAAAGCATACACACCGGAGTTTTCAAACGATACTCCCTAAAAGTTATACCAAATTTAGCCGTATGGCTTATACTCGTATATCAATTAGTCACATCACGGGGCATAATAAAACAATTCGATCCGAACGATTACACCAAAGAAGAAAGAATAAAAGAAAGTATATAAAAGAAAAGCAGAGAAATGTATGTTTCTCTGCTTTTATATTTTTATGTACCGCAATATTTACTCATAAGCCTCGGAATGCACAGCTTTTACTGCGCGACCAGACGGGTCTACCCTATTCTTAAACGAAGCATCCCACTCCAAAGCCGTAGCCGTGCTACATGCTACAGATGGCACCGACGGTACTGTATGAGCTGCAGACGCCGAAGGAAAATGCTCTTCGAACATTGTACGATACCAATACTCCTCTTTCGACATTGGCGGATTGATAGGAAAACGCTCTGCAGCATGTTCCATTTGACGATCACTTACTTTTTTGTCCGCAACCTCGCGCAATGTATCTATCCAGTTATACCCTACACCATCGGAAAATTGCTCTTTTTGCCGCCATGCAACACTGGCTGGCAAATAATCTTCAAAAGCCTTCCGGAGTATATGCTTTTCTATTTTTCCATTACCACACATTTTATCCTGAGGGTTCAGGCGCATAGCCACATCCATAAATTCCTTATCCAAAAAAGGCACACGCCCTTCTACCCCCCATGCCGCCAATGATTTGTTTGCACGCAAACAATCGTATAAATGAAGCCTGTCCAGCTTACGAACCGTCTCTTCATGCAATGCCTTTGCATCCGGCGCCTTATGAAAATAAAGGTAACCACCGAAAAGCTCATCCGAACCTTCGCCTGATAACACCATTTTCACTCCCATAGACTTTATAAAACGAGCCAATAAATACATCGGAGTAGATGCCCGTACCGTTGTCACATCATATGTCTCGATATGATAAATCACATCACTCAGCGCATCTATAGCCTCCTCTACCGTAAAATTAATTTCATGATGAACTGTACCTATATACTCCGCCACCTTACGGGCAGCAATCAAATCCGGAGCATCCTTAAGCCCTACAGCAAAAGAATGAAGCTGTGGCCACCATGCCTCCGTTTTATTATCATCCTCTATACGTCGTGCCGCATAACGCTTTGCCACTGCCGATATAATAGACGAATCCAGTCCACCGGAAAGCAAGACCCCATAAGGAACATCGGACATCAACTGGCGATGCACAGCCGCCTCCAAAGATATTCTCAATTCTTCAACATCCGATTTATTATCTTTCACGTTATCATACTCCATCCAGTCGCGCTTATACCACTGCTTAAGAGCGGTACCATCTCCACTAAAGATATAATGCCCGGGCAAAAATTCCTGAATATTAGGACAAACGCCCTCCAGCGCTTTCAACTCACTGGCTACATAAAATTGCCCGTAATCATCATACCCCATATATAAAGGGATAATACCCATATGATCGCGACCGATCAATATAAGATCTTTTTCGACATCATAGAGGGCAAATGCAAATATACCGTTCAGATCCTCGAACAAATCCGCTCCTTTATCTTTATACAGAGCAAGGATTACTTCACAATCGGAATGAGTAAGAAACTCATAATCAGAATACCGGTTTCTTATCTCTTTATGATTATATATTTCGCCATTAACAGCTAATACCAGTTTTTTATCTTTACTATACAGGGGTTGCTTCCCCGAATCAACACCCACAATGGAAAGCCTTTCATGAGCGAGGATAGATTTACTACCACAATACACCCCCGACCAATCGGGACCACGATGACGAATCTTCTTTGCCATGCGAAGCACCTGGCCACGAAGCACATCTATATTTTGGGTTAAATCAAATACACCTACAAATCCACACATATATTTATAATTATTTTTTTAGTTAGTTTTATATTTTGCCACAGTTCGGCAAATTTATATCATTTTATTCTCAATTCAAAATATAAAACATAATTATAACACATTTTGTTTATATTTTATTTCAAATTGTCAATACGCAATAAAAATATAACAAATTCGTTACAATCACTCATACACACCATTTAACTATGATAAATTCATTCAAGAAAAAATTATATATATCTTTGCAGAAACATTTTACAAAACAAACCTTTGACAGATGAACAAAAATAACATCTACCTCACACTGCTCATCATTATCACCAGCATCTGCTTTTATTCATGCGGTGATGATTACGAACCCAAACCTTCTGCATCGTTAGACGGCGAATGGCTCAATGAGAAACGCGTACTAAAATCCAACGACCCTACTGTGGATGAACGCGTTAACAGTATGTTTGTAAGAGATGCAGAACTACTGGAGATAAGAAGAGTTTTCGATGTAGATGAAAATAATCCGAACATGGGGGCTATATCCACATTAGCCATAAACCCACAAAACGGCACCTATGCAAGAAATAGGAAAAGCTCATACACAGCAAAAGGCGACAGTATATTTATCGTAGACGGGATATTAGGTTACATGTCGGGTACGAATATGATAACAGGCCGAAAACTTACCACCATATCCAAAGTAGACAAACAGGCAATCAAAGCCATTATAACCGAAATAGGCGGTGATATAAACATACCGATGCTGGACGACATAGAAGGCACCCTCACGATTATAGATAATAAGGAATAATATCGCATAAAAAAATTTGAATATTTCACAATATTTCATTACTTTTGTCACCCGATTGCTAATAGGCTAACAAGAAACCTGTGTAAACCGGTTCGCCTCAGGCATATAACCTGTAAATATAAAAACAGATGTACGTTATCGTAGATATTCAGGGACAACAAATGAAGGTTGAAGTAGACCAAAAGTTGTTCGTTCACAGAATCAACGCAGAAAATGGCTCTAAAGTAGAGTTCGAAAAAGTATTATTAGTTGACAAAGATGGTGCTGTAACTGTAGGTGCTCCTACTGTAGAAGGCGCTAAAGTGGTAGTAGAAGTAATATCTCAGGCAAAAGGAGACAAAGTGCTTATATTCCACAAGAAAAGAAGAAAAGGATACCGTAAATTGAACGGTCACCGTCAACAATTTTCAGAAGTTGTAGTTAAAGAAATTATTGCTTAATCAGTAAAAACAGAAGAAAATGGCACACAAGAAAGGTGTAGGTAGTTCGAAAAACGGCCGTGAATCGGAAAGTAAACGATTAGGCGTTAAAGCATTCGGCGGAGAAATAGTAAAAGCCGGAAACATTATAGTTCGTCAGAGAGGTACAACTCATCACCCTGGTGAAAATGTAGGTATCGGAAAAGATCATACTTTGTTTGCATTAACAGACGGAGTAGTATCATTCCGTAAAAAGAAAAACGATAGATCTTATGTTTCTGTACTTCCTAAGGCAGAAGCTTAAAATATAGTTTAAACGGTATAAAGAGAGCAGATTGATTATTCAGTCTGCTTTTTTTATTTAGAGTATCGTGCATAAATGCAAAGAATTACCATCTTCTACTCATAAGTAAGTAGTTTTGCCTATAAATTTCATTATTTTTCGGTATTGCCCCACTCCGATATATCCTGTTTCTTTGCATTACTAAATTATAATTCATTTACAATATGTCTAAGATTGGAATATATTACGGCTCTACAACCGGAAACACACAAGATGTTGCAGAAGAAATTGCAAAAAAACTAAATGTAGATAAAGCTGATTTACACGACGTATCTAAAGCGGATACGAACTATGCGGCTTATGACGTTCTTTTGTTCGGATCACCTACATTAGGTCTTGGAGATTTGCAAGACGACTGGGAATACTATATCGACAAGGTGAAAGCCACTGACCTGAGTGGTAAGAAAGTTGCTCTTTTTGGTTGCGGTGATTCTTCATCATATAGCGATACATTCGGAGATGCAGTAGGTAAAATATATGAAGCGATAAAAGACAAAGGCTGCGAATTTATCGGGCAGGTAAGCACAGAAGGTTACACTTACGACAGTTCGGAAGCTGTAGTAAACGGCCAGTTTGTAGGCCTATTAATAGACAATGATAACGAATCGAGCCTGACAGACCAACGTATTGCGCTCTGGACTGAAGATTTGAAAAAGGTAATTTAATAAACCAACCGATTTATGCGTGTTTTCTACCATCTCATTTACGAATACAAGAAAGGTGTCCGCGACCTGATGCTATGCACCCTGACCGCAGATACAGAAGAAAAAGTAATCTGGAAATTGGAGAAAAACGGAATCAGTTACAAAATACAACGATTAAAAAATGGCAATATAAATGTGTTCTTCGGAAAAGACGAATGTTTGAATGTGGCAAACAGGATTTGTGGCGATAAGCCGTTGAACCTGCTGACTCCCGAAGAAGATTTTATACTTGGCATATTACTCGGATACAGTATCAGCGAACAATGTAACCGATACTGTAAAAAGCAAAAAGAAAAGGAAAAGAACATACTTTGTTTAGCATAACTTTTCTATTGATAGTTTTTTTAGTTGATCTTAGGTTCCCGCAGACGAGATGTCAGCGGGAATTTTTTTTATCTTATTTCTAATATTTTATCTATAGGCAGGAGCTACTAACCTTTAGCTTATAGCTATTAGTTCTTTGAATTATTGATGGCCCCCTCCATTGACTACACTTCGTTCTGTCGAACGTTGTTTCTCCCCAAAGGGAGACTACAGAGAGGGTAAAAAGTAATAGGTAGAAAAGTGTTACCTTTGTTACCTTTTTAATTGGAAAGCTAACAATGAAAAACATTGCAAAAGTGTCAACGTTGTCAGGTTTTTGAAAAAGTAACAAAAACACAGTTCTTAATTATTCATTCTTAATTTTTAATTGTCTCCGTTACTTTTTAACCATACATAGTTAATGGATACAAAATACGCAAGATAAAAATAATGGAAAAGCTGTCAGATGTGTCAGGTTTTAACTAAATTTAGTCAATAAATGTAAACATGGCAATGGATTAGACTTTGTGTCTTCGCATCTTTACGAGAGAATTATTGTTGACTGTTTCCTGTAAAAAGTGTCACCTTTGTCAACTTTTAAGTATTTTTGATGATCAATAAATACCGATAGAATGACTGATTTATTCAATATACGCAGAGACTTTACCCTAAAAACACTGGAAGAAAAGGAAGTTACACTCGACCCGATTAGCATGTTCGAACGCTGGTTTAATGAGGCCGTAGCTGCCGAAGCATTAGAACCTAACGCCATGAATCTTGCTACAGCAACAAATGACGGCAAGCCATCTTCCCGTATTGTTTTGCTAAAGCAAATAAAACCGGAAGGCTTTGTATTTTTTACCAATTACGATAGTAAGAAGGCAATACAAATAGCTGAGAATAACCATTGCGCCCTTAACTTTGTATGGCATGAACTGGAAAGACAAGTGAGGATTGAAGGTATTGTAGAAAAAATACCGGAAGCTGATTCCGACTCATATTTCGAAGTGCGCCCTGCCAAAAGTAAATTGGGGGCATGGGCATCGCCTCAAAGCCGGGTAATACCTGACAGACAACATCTGGAGCAACTTATGGTTGACTTCGAAGCCCGTTTTGCAGGGAAAGAGATAAGCCGTCCCGAAAACTGGGGAGGATACATCGTTAAGCCAAATCTCATTGAATTCTGGCAGGGACGCAAAAGCCGCCTGCACGACCGGATACAATATACAAGGGTAGACGGGGATTGGAAGATCGAGCGTTTAGCTCCATAAAGCATAAAGGAGACAAATACAGAAATTATTTATCTCCTTCATACTATAATTATTTCTGCTTATTCCTTTTCCTTATCTTCAGAAAGATAAATACACCAATAGCAGAAACAATGATGAGTGGCCAGACATATACCAGCATAAGAAATATAGCGCTGATAATAGACCAACCGCCAGCCAATGCATCTAACAATTTGGATCCAAAACCCTGGGTGTACTCCTTAACTGCGGTTTTGCGAAGTATCTTCTCAGAATACTCTATTCTGTCCTGATACATGCTTATACTTATAGTGCTGTATGCAATCTGCTCATTAGTCATATATTCGGAGATCACTTTCCTGTCAGCATCTTCGAGGCTTGCATCCAAAGCATCTTCGGCAACCATTACATCATCGAGTTTACGTCCGGTTGTACTGATCGCATTAGATATACGCTTTTGCCTCTTAGCCAG
Protein-coding sequences here:
- the dapF gene encoding diaminopimelate epimerase — encoded protein: MKKLKFTKMQGAGNDYIYMNGFTQQIENPSELAVRLSNRHFGIGSDGLVLILPSDTCDFRMQMFNSDGSEAEMCGNASRCVGKYVYDNGLTDKKEITLETKAGVKYITLKDGDAIARKVTVDMGEPILAPTLIPVQVAEEPVLEYPLDIDGKIWKISCVSMGNPHAVIFMKGIKDLDLPVLGPKFEKNPIFPRKTNTEFIEVVDRNTLNMRVWERGAGETLACGTGACAAAVAAVLNNHCDRDITIHLLGGDLKIEWDALNNHVYMTGEAVTVFEGELIG
- a CDS encoding glycosyltransferase family 87 protein; this translates as MSSIVKFFRKPVFSDKRFLLFIWILLPVIGALKASRIHNNYRIFKGVFYHTIEQTNLYTSYPAEHHDVNHYGPLFSMVIAPFALLPDRLGILFWDIAMSLCLFVAIYYLNIPWKKKYLFYYIIAIQLYVCVMNSQTNGLIAALIIGSLICIRKEKDIWAACFIVFGTFIKLYGIVGLSFFFFSKHKGKLIGYMIMWAAIFFVLPMTISSPEFIVQSYQDWYLCLVDKNIENITNFSQDISAIGLIRRVFNILDASALYIIAPGLMLFAIQYIKPERYRQSTYQLGILASTLFLSCFSVPAPSRKHTS
- the asnB gene encoding asparagine synthase B; this translates as MCGFVGVFDLTQNIDVLRGQVLRMAKKIRHRGPDWSGVYCGSKSILAHERLSIVGVDSGKQPLYSKDKKLVLAVNGEIYNHKEIRNRYSDYEFLTHSDCEVILALYKDKGADLFEDLNGIFAFALYDVEKDLILIGRDHMGIIPLYMGYDDYGQFYVASELKALEGVCPNIQEFLPGHYIFSGDGTALKQWYKRDWMEYDNVKDNKSDVEELRISLEAAVHRQLMSDVPYGVLLSGGLDSSIISAVAKRYAARRIEDDNKTEAWWPQLHSFAVGLKDAPDLIAARKVAEYIGTVHHEINFTVEEAIDALSDVIYHIETYDVTTVRASTPMYLLARFIKSMGVKMVLSGEGSDELFGGYLYFHKAPDAKALHEETVRKLDRLHLYDCLRANKSLAAWGVEGRVPFLDKEFMDVAMRLNPQDKMCGNGKIEKHILRKAFEDYLPASVAWRQKEQFSDGVGYNWIDTLREVADKKVSDRQMEHAAERFPINPPMSKEEYWYRTMFEEHFPSASAAHTVPSVPSVACSTATALEWDASFKNRVDPSGRAVKAVHSEAYE
- the rplU gene encoding 50S ribosomal protein L21, with amino-acid sequence MYVIVDIQGQQMKVEVDQKLFVHRINAENGSKVEFEKVLLVDKDGAVTVGAPTVEGAKVVVEVISQAKGDKVLIFHKKRRKGYRKLNGHRQQFSEVVVKEIIA
- the rpmA gene encoding 50S ribosomal protein L27 — encoded protein: MAHKKGVGSSKNGRESESKRLGVKAFGGEIVKAGNIIVRQRGTTHHPGENVGIGKDHTLFALTDGVVSFRKKKNDRSYVSVLPKAEA
- the fldA gene encoding flavodoxin FldA, coding for MSKIGIYYGSTTGNTQDVAEEIAKKLNVDKADLHDVSKADTNYAAYDVLLFGSPTLGLGDLQDDWEYYIDKVKATDLSGKKVALFGCGDSSSYSDTFGDAVGKIYEAIKDKGCEFIGQVSTEGYTYDSSEAVVNGQFVGLLIDNDNESSLTDQRIALWTEDLKKVI
- a CDS encoding DUF2023 family protein, with the translated sequence MRVFYHLIYEYKKGVRDLMLCTLTADTEEKVIWKLEKNGISYKIQRLKNGNINVFFGKDECLNVANRICGDKPLNLLTPEEDFILGILLGYSISEQCNRYCKKQKEKEKNILCLA
- the pdxH gene encoding pyridoxamine 5'-phosphate oxidase, encoding MTDLFNIRRDFTLKTLEEKEVTLDPISMFERWFNEAVAAEALEPNAMNLATATNDGKPSSRIVLLKQIKPEGFVFFTNYDSKKAIQIAENNHCALNFVWHELERQVRIEGIVEKIPEADSDSYFEVRPAKSKLGAWASPQSRVIPDRQHLEQLMVDFEARFAGKEISRPENWGGYIVKPNLIEFWQGRKSRLHDRIQYTRVDGDWKIERLAP